GACAGGCTGAGCACGGCGGGGTGCTCCACCCGGGTGGTGATGATGTGCTTCTTCTCGGGCTGGGCGGCCAGCGCGGCGCGGATGGCGGTGTTGTCGCCCTCGGTCCCGCACGAGGTGAACACGATCTCTTCCGGCGTGGCCCCGATGAGCCGGGCCACCTGTTCGCGCGCCTCGCGCACGGCGCGGCCCACCTGCCCGCCAAAGGTGTGCATGGACGAGGGGTTGCCGTACAGTTCACCGAAATAGGGCAGCATGGCCGCAAGCACGGCCGGGTCCACGCGGGTGGTGGCGTTGTTGTCGAAGTATACGGTGTTCACGCTGCCGCCTCCTTGACCACGATGTTCTCGTCCACATGGTCGCGCAGGGTCTTTTCCACAAAGCCTTCCAGCGTCAGGCGGCTGGAGGGACAGCTGGTGCACATGCCGCGCAGGGCCACGTAGACGGTGGTGCCGTCCATGTCCACCAGTTCGATGTCGCCGCCGTCCTGTTGCAGGCGGGGGCGGATTTCGCCTTCCAGCACCTTCAGGACCAGTTGCATGCGCTGCACGTTGGTGAGCTTTTTCGGCGCTGCGGCCAGCGGGGTTTCGCACACCGGGGCCTTGCCCAGTTCCGCGTCCAGCAGCTTTTGCAGTTCGCCCACGCATTCGCCGCAGCCGCCGCCGGCCTTGGTGTAGTGGGTGATTTCCTCCACGGTCTTCAGGCCGTTTTCGCGGATGGCGCGCACGATCTGCTCGTCGGTCACGCCAAAGCACTTGCAGACCAGCTGGCCCTCGTGGCTGTGTTCCACGGCGGGTTCACCGCGCCAGTTGCGGATGGCGGCCTCCAGCGCTTCCTGCCCCATGACCGAGCAGTGCATCTTTTCCTTGGGCAGGCCGCCCAGAAATTCGGCGATGTCGCGGTTGGTCACCTTCAGGGCTTCTTCCACCGTCATGCCCTTGATAAGTTCGGTCAGGGCCGAACTGGAAGCGATGGCGCTGGCGCAGCCGAAGGTCTGGAATTTGGCGTCCACGATGCGGTCGCCGTCGATCTTGAGATAGAGCTTGAGGGCGTCGCCGCAGGCAAGGCTGCCGACCTCGCCGATGGCATTGGCGTCGTCAAGGGAGCCCACGTTGCGCGGGTTCAGGAAGTGCTCTCGCACCTTGTCGGTATACTCCCACATGTTGCTGTTCCTCCGGAGGGCGTTAGCGCGGTCGGCTGAGCACTGGCAGAGCATCGGGCTGAGCACTTGGCAGGGCGCGGCGCGTCATTACCGGGCATATAACAACGCACGTCCGGGCGGGGAAGGGGCGGAGCGGATTTTTTCGGTCGGGATTGTGTGATCGAACAGGGAAAGGAGGCAGGGCGGGGCGTGCCGGCACGGGAAAGGGCTACACCACGTTGGCGCCGGAAAGTATCATCACGAACCGCTTGAAGATGTCGAGGTCGATCTGTTCGCGCATCTCGTTCATCATCAGGCGCAGCACCTGGAAGGCGTTCATGGCCGGGGCGTAGGGGCGGTTGGACGTGAGCGCGTCGTAGATGTCGGCAATGGTGATGGCCCGCACCGGCAGGGGGATTTCGCCGCTGGAAAGGCCGCAGGGGTAGCCGGTGCCGTCCAGTTTCTCGTGGTGGAACAGTATGCAGTTGATGGCGTCCTGCGACAGGGGCATCAGCGTGCACGCACCCACGCCGAACACCGGGTGGCGGTTGACCTCGATGCGCTCGTCCAGCGACAGCGCGCCCGGCTTGGCCAGGATGTCCGGGTTCACGAAGGTCTTGCCGATGTCGTGCAGCATGGCCCCCAGGCCGAACTGCACCAGGCTTTCCTCGTCAAAGCCGTAGCTTTGCAGGATGGCCTGCGAATACACGAAGACGTGCAGCGAGTGGGAATAGGTGTGGTAGTCGTGCGCCACCAGCGAGGCCACGGTCTTCAGCGAATTTTCCAGCGTCAGGAAGCTGATGCCCTCTGTGACCAGGGCCAGGATGCGGTCGAAGGTGGCGCGCTTCAGGCTGCGGGGCAGCTTGCGTTCGAACACCTCCTGCACGATTTCGGTGGAGGTGGCGTAGAACAGGCGCGCCCGCTCGGGCAGGGGGATGGTTTCGTCGGAAAGGATGCGCCCCAGGTACAGTTCGCGGTGTTCGCGGTACAGGGGGTGCTGCGCACGATGCACGTAGATGTGCTCCACCCCGTGCGCGCGCAGTTGCAGGCGATGGCGCGGCGTGAACTGTTCGCCTTCGTGGGCGTAGAGGACAAACCCCTTCTCCTGCCTGATGTACACGCCGAAAGAGCCCGACATGTCGGGCAAAAGCATCGTGGTGGGCACCGCGAAGAATTCCGAGGGGTCCTGTTGCGCAGCCGATGCCTGTGTCATTTCCAAGGATTTCCTGGATGTTGCAGTGGTGCCGGGCCGTTATGGGCGCACCTCTCCCCTCGTAAAGGCATGACGGAAAGCACAAGCATTGTCAACTTTTTCTAGACTTTCTCTTTAAGTGTATGGGGCGGGTGGGGCTGACGGGGCATTTTGCCGCCCGGAGAAGCCCCGGAGCGTGCGCAAACGCGCGCATGCGGGGGCCGATTTGGCCGTATGGCCGGTATGGCGCGGTCAGCCCGGCCTGCACCAGGCCGGATTGTTTGCCCCGGCCCGATCAGCCCACCGGATCAACCCGCCGGGTCAGTCCATCTCGGCTCCGAAGCCGCCGTCCAGCATGGCCCCGGACAGCACCAGCACGAAGCGCCGGAACATTTCCATGTCCAGGGTGGATGCCATTTCCGAACGCATGCGGTTCAGCACCTCGAAGGCGGAGGTGGCCGCGGACGGCCCCCCGCGCGTGGAGGTGAGCGTGTCGAAGGTGTCGGCCACGGACAGGGCGCGCACCACGGGGGGAATCTGCTCGCCGGAAAGGCCCGTGGGGTAGCCGGAACCGTCCATGCGCTCGTGATGGAACAGGATGCAGTTGATGGCCTCTTGCGTCAGGGGCACCTGGGCGATGGTGGCCACGCCCTGCGCGGGGTGGGTGCGGTACACGGCCTCTTCGTCCGGCAGCAGGCGGCCCGCGCGTTCGATGATGCTTTTCGGCACGCGGGTCATGCCCACGTCGTGCAGCAGGGTGCCTATGCCCACGCGGATCAGCGTCGCATCGTCCAGCCCAAGGGTTTGGGCCAGGGGCATTGTGTAGATGAGCACGTTGATGGAGTGGGTGTAGGTCTTGTAGTCGTGCGCGATGAATTCGCCAAGGGCCCGCAACGAGTCGGCGCTGGTCAGAAAGCGGATGGACTGGGTGACGAAGTAGTGCAGCCTGCGAAAGGTGTCGCTGTCCAGGGGCACGGGCATGCGCGCCTCGAAGGCGTCACGCAGGATTTCGGTGGATGCCCGGTAGAAGGTGCCCGCCCGTTCCGGCAGCGGAATGGACTCGTCCTGCAATATGGCGCCCAGGTTCTCTTCCACGTAGCGGGTGTAGTTTTCGCGCTGCTCAAGGCGCACGTAGACTTCGCGCACGCCGTTCTCGAACAGGTTGGTGCGATGTCGCTCGGTAAAGGCCTCACCCGCCGCGGCATACAACACCAGGGTGTTGCCCTGCCGCAGGTACACGCTGAACGATCCAACGGCCTTGGGAAAGATCATCAGGGGCGATACAGGGAAGAAGCGCGGGTCGCCCGCCGGAGTATGTGAAGGAATGGTTTCTTTCATGGGATGTTACGCAACGGACGTGAAAGTTGTCCGGAAAGGAGTGTGTTGTCGCGCGGCGACCATACCGTTGTCGCGCGGTGAAGGAAAGGGCCTTGTGCATGCGCTCGGACCGGACGGGAAACCGCGGGGATTTTCTTGAAAGGCCACGCGCGCTCGGCTAACCTTTATTCCGATTGCGCCGATAGGCAGTAACGTGATGCATGCCGCCAAATGCATCCGTTGCGGGCGCACGCAGCACATGCTTCCGGCGCGGGGCGGCGCCGCCAGACTTGATCCGCCATTTTGCCGTGTCCTGTGACATAAGGAGATGCCTCGATGATGCAAGGGTTGCGCATCCGGACACTTATCTTCCTGCTCGCACTCGTTCCCCTGGCCTGTCTGGGCGGTTTCGCCTGGCTTGGTTCCGTGGGCGCGGGTTCCATTACCCCCGGCACCATCTGGCTGGCCGGGGGCATCACCGTGGGGTGTGCGGTGATGTTGGCCGTTGCCCTGGCCTTTCTGCTGCACGCCAAGGTGGTCAAGCCGCTGGGCGAGATCACTGGACGGCTGGACCGGCTGAAGGCCGGTGACCATTCCGTCTGTTTCGCCTGTGACGGCGGCGACGAACTTGTGGAGATGCGCATCGCCCTTGATGGGCTTATCGGACAGTTGCGCAGAAACCTTTCGTTTGCGCAGGGCGTGCTGAAGGGCATCGATACCCCCTTCGTGGTCGTGGACCCCAAGGAGGTGCTTACCTATACCAACGCCAACCTGCTGCACATCCTGGAGCATGACGGAAAGCCGGAAAGCTTCTACGGCCAGAACGTGGCCCAGTTCTTCTACGGCGACGCCACCCGCCGCACGGTGCTGCGCGACTGTATCGAAAACGGCACCATCGCCCGGCGCGAGGTGGATCTGACCGGCCGCAAGGGTGGCAAGCGGCGCATCTTCATCAATGCCTCGCCCCTGTACGACATAGAGGGCAAGCTGATGGGCGCGTTGTGCATCTATCAGGACCTCACCGACCTGCGCGCCCGCGAGGCCGAACTGGAAGCCACCAACAGGCGCATTGCCGAAGCGGCCCACCAGTCGGAGGAAATATCCGGCGAGGTGGCCCGCACGTCCGCCACTCTGGCCGGGCAGATGCGCAATGCGGGCAGCCTGACCGACAGGCAGGCCAGCCGCATCGGCGAGACCGCCGCCGCCATGGACGAGATGAACAGCGCGGTGCTGGCGGTGGCCCGCAACGCCTCGGACGCTGCCCGCCAGGCCACCGACGCCCGCGCCAAGGCGGAAGCCGGGGCAGAGGTGGTGGAAAAGGCCATGACCGCCATCGGCGAGGTGAGCACCATGGCTGCCCGCCTGAAAGCCGACCTTGGCGCGCTGGGCACCCGGGCCGAAGGCATTGGCCGGGTCATGGAAGTCATCAGCGACATTGCCGACCAGACCAACCTGCTGGCCCTGAATGCGGCCATTGAGGCGGCCCGCGCCGGTGACGCCGGGCGCGGATTCGCCGTGGTGGCCGACGAGGTGCGCAAGTTGGCCGAAAAGACCATGAACGCCACCCGCGAGGTGGGTGAGGCCATCCGGGCCATTCAGGAAGGCACCCGCGATTCGGTGGCCGGCATGGAGGCGGCGGTGCACGCCGTGGAACGCTCGCGCGGGCTGTCCGCCGAATCGGGCGCGGCCCTGGCGGAAATAGTCACCCTGGTGGTGGCCACCAACGACCAGGTGCACGCCATCGCCACAGCGGCGGAGCAGCAGTCGTCCACCAGCGAGCACATCAGCAGTTCCGTGGCCGAGGTGCGCGACATCTCGGGCAAGGTCACCTCCGAGGTGGAGCAGGCCGGGCGTGCGGTGAGCGCGCTGGCCGACATGGCCGGGCAGCTGCGGGGGATCATTCACAACATGACGGTATAGGGACGCGCCCGGATGGGCCTTGCGCCCGTCGGCTTTCGGGCCGAAGGCGCGAGGCGTTCCCGTTGATCGAACGTGCAGCCTTGCCACACTCGCAGGCGAGTCTGCGTGCCATGCGGATGGGGGCAGCAGCGATGCGGACATCGTGCTGCCCCCCTGTCTGTCCTGCCTGTCCTGCCTTGGCCCGCCTCTCCCCGTCCCGCCCCGTCTTGCACTGCCTGCCCTGTCCCGCTTTGTCCCGCCCTGTCCCAGTCTGTCCCGGCCTGCCCCGCCCTGTCCCGCTTGCCGCGTGGTGCGGCACGGTCTGCCGCCGTTGCGACACGAACGGGTATGGCCGGACTACGCGGCGGATGATGAAGCGTGCATATCGGCCATGCGACGGCGTGTCGGGCGAATGCATTCGCGTGTTGCAGCGCGCGCTTGCAGGGCACGGTGTTTGCTTCGCATTCCGGGATGTGCAAGAGCGGCATGTTCTGCCGTATTACGATGTGATGTCGTGGCGTGGTGATGCCATGCAATCCGGTATTCACAGAATGCTTGCATGAACAGTCGCGGCACGATATGCGGCGACAGCGGGGCGATTGGCGGGATGTTTGGCGGGACGCCTGTTCCGCGCAAGGGAATGGTCCGCGCGGGGCGAGGGAAAAATGTGCCCGCGCGGGACGATGCACCGGAATGGAGGTGGCATGGCGATAGTTCGGGGAAGGATGCAGTGGAACCGGGGCGGCATGGCGCCGTACGCGGTGGCCTTCACGGCCCTTCCGCTGGTCCTTGTGCTGTCCCTTGTGCTGGTTGGCTGTGGCCGCAAGGCCGTTGCGCCGACCCCCGTTGTAGAGGCAAGAAAGGAACATTGCCCCCAGCCGTCCGCCTCGGTGGAGCGGCGGATGTGCCAGCGCGAACGGCTATGGAACGTGGGCTATGCCCTGCGCGAAGCCAACGCCCCGCTGTGCGGGGGCCGCACCGTGCTGGACGACGGCGTGGTGGTGGTCAGTACCGACACGCTGGACGACATGCTTTCAACGGTGCGCTGGGGCGACCTTGGGGCCTTCGTCGAAATGCGCCGCTGGCGCGAGGCCTACGTGCGCGAGTACCAGTTGGACGGACGCCACCGGGTCATCAGCGTGCTGCGCGGCAGCGGCGGAGAGGCGGCGGGCATCCGCCCCGGCGACGTGCTGGTGGCGGTGAACGGGCAGCCCTTGCCCACCGGCAAGCTGGCAGCACGCACCCTGCGCTGGCAGGTCACCAAGGCACTGGGCGCGGGCGATACTGTGTCCTACACCGTGGAGCGCGACGGCCTGCGCATGGACGTGCCGGTGCGCTTTCACCGGTTGTGCGACACCTCCATGGACGTGGAGGTGCGCGACACGGTGGACGCCTTTTCCTCCGGCCAGTCCATCCACGTGACCATCGGCCTGCTGGAACGTTTTTCCGACGATGATGAACTGGCCGCCGTGCTGGGCCGCGAAATGGCCAGGCATGTTCGCCAAGGTGGGCAGGCAGGCCAAAGTGGCCAGACAGGCCAGACAGGCCAGACAGGCCAGACAGGCCAGACAGGCCATACGGGGCAGAACGGGAAGGCCGGGGCGGCGGCGTCCGCAACGGACAAGCCCGGCGTGCGCGGCTATTACGGCATGCCCCCGGCGGGCGGGCTGACGAAGCCCGAAGCCGCCGAGGCCGACCGCCAGACCGTCAGCTACGACGTGGACCGCGTGGCCCTGTTCTGCATGGCCCGCGCGGGGTACGACCACCGCCGGGCCGCGCCCATGTTCGAGGCGCTGGCACAGCTGCCACCGTCTCGCCGGGCGGTGCTGGAAGGTGAGGCCACCGCGCTCGCCGCGGCCAGGGCCGACGCACAGGCGCGCGCCGCCCGGCTGGCCACCACCGTGGCCGAGATTGACGGCAGGTTGGCCCAAGGGCAGCCGCTCATTCCGTAGATAGTCCCGGAGCCGCAGACCCCACAGGCCATGCGTTGGCCGGCGTTGCGGCGAATGCAAACAGGAACGGGGCGGAAACCATGCAGGTTTCCGCCCCGTTTTCATTGGTGCGCTTCGGGGCTGTGCCCCTACCCCTTCAGGATGGCCCGGGCAAACTCGTCCTGCACGTCGGTGATGAACGGAATGCCGGTTTCGCGCTCGGTCTCGCGGTTGCCGGAGGCGATGTCCTCGCGCCGGATCTGGTCCAGCGAGAAGCGGCGGGCACCGGCCATCAGCTGCTGCACGCCCGCGCCCAGCTTGTCCAGCAGGGTCCACATGGCGATGGCGCCGTAGGGCAGGTCCTTCATGCCTTCGCGGCCGATCTTCGCCTGCACGTCATGGTACCCGGCGAAGATTTCTTCCGCCGTGCTGCCGTGCTCGGCCACGGTCTTGGGCAGGGTGTCCCAGTTGCCGCTGACGCGGGCGCGGTTCGCCGGCTTCAACACGCCTTCGATGTTGGAGCCGAGGAAGCCGGGAATCATCATGGCTCGGCCCATGCAGATCATCTTCGTGTAGGGCGCGCCAAGGGCCAGCGCCTTGAATATCTGGCTGGGCTTGGCAAAGCCGCCCGCGAAGGACATGTCCACCACGCGGCGACCGCTGGCGGCCAGCAGGGCCGCGTATTCGGCGGCCTTGGCGTGCAGCAGGATGGAGGGCACGCCCCAGGTTTCCATCATGTCCCACGGGCTCATGCCGGTGCCGCCGCCCGCGCCGTCGATGGTCAGCAGGTCCAGTTCGCACTCCGAGGCCAGCCGGATGGACATGGCCAGCGCTTCCATGCCGTAGGCGCCGGTTTTCAGCGAGATGCGGCCAAAGCCCAGCGAGCGCAGGTAGGCCACCTGGGTAATGAAGTTTTCGCGCACCTGCTCGTAGCCGGAAAGGTCGGTGTAGCCCAGGCGGCTGTGCCGGGCAAAGCCCTTCACCGCGCCGGTGCGGTAGCCTTCCTGCACTTCGGGCCGGGTGGGATCGGGGTCCACAAGGTAGCCGCGCTGCTTCAGGAACTGGGCGTATTCCAGGCTCTTCACCTCGATTTCGCCGCCGATGTCCTTGGCGCCCTGGCCCCACTTGAGCTCGATGATCACCTTGTCGCCGTACTTGCCCGCCACGTATTCGGCCACGCCGTTGCGGGTGTCCTCCACGTTCAGCTGCACGATGATGGCGCCGTGCCCGTCGTAGTAGCGCAGGTAGTTGTCGATGCGGCGTTCCAGTTCGGGGGCCTTGGTGATGCGCCCGTTTTCCAGCACGGCCTCGCGGTCGATGCCCACCACGTTTTCGCCCACCACGATGGGCACGCCACAGATGGCGCAGCCGGTGGCAAAGGCGTCCCAGTACTTGGCGGCCACAAAGGTGGAGCCCAGCGCGCCGGTCATCAGCGGGTAGCGGCAGGTGGTCTTGTGCTGCGCGCCGAAGGAGGAGGCAAGGGAAACGTCGGTGAACAGGGCATCGCCGGTGGCGGCCTTTTCGCCCGCGCCGCAAGCTCCGTAGTTGTAGCCCTGGATGCGCAGCGAGTTGTACGATACGCCCACGTGGGTGGTGTTGCCGCTGCCCGCGGTAACGATGCCGAAGTCGCGCGGGTACAGGGTTTCGCGACCCTTCATGCACGAAAGCCAGGTTTCGCACTTGCCCATGCAGTCGGCGCGGCACAGGGTGCACAAGCCGGATTCCGCCGTGTTGCCGCGGTTGGTGGTGCCAAGGACGTCATTGCTCTTGAGCCACTGGGACATGCTGCCTTCCTCCGGGATGGTCCGTGATATTCCAGATGATGGAAAACGGGGCATACCGCCCGGAACCGGGCAAGGCAACGCGGACATGCATGGCCATGCGCATGGTATGCGGACGATGTTTCCGGATGGTGCACGACAACGAGGGGTGAAGATCGGCTGTGTGTCCATGTAATGACGGATCAGGTGTACGGAGGGTGCGGCGGAGTGGGCCGTACTTTTCGTGCATGGGCATGCTGTGGCGTGCCGTACAAGGGTTGGCTGTGTTTCCGGTGTGCTGGATAGAGTGGATGTGAAGGATGATTGCAGTGATGTGCGTGCCGGTATGTTCGAGAGCGCTCACTCGAATGCATGTTTTTTACAATTTCGCGAAGCGACATTTTTGTCGCTAAAAAATTTCAAATGTGACGTTCTTGTATCAAATTGTTGGAAGCACGCACAGCTGGGCCCGGAATATGCCGTTTGCGGGGGGCGGTAAGCAGGTGCCCGCATGCGACCCGGATGGTGTCCGGGTATAACGAAAATGTGTAAAACGGAAAAAATGCGAAATGCAGCCAGGCTGATCGGCTGGCGCAAAGGAGAGGGTGCATGAAATCGTGGCGCAAGGAATTGTGGTTCAACGTACCCACCCGACGGGCGTTCATCAACATTACCCCGCAGGTGGACGCGGAACTGGCGGCCAGCGGCATCCGCGAGGGACTGTGCCTGGTCAATGCCATGCACATCACCGCCAGCGTGTTCATCAACGACGACGAAAGCGGCCTGCACCACGACTACGAGCAGTGGCTGGAGCGGCTGGCCCCGCACGAACCGGTGCGCCAGTACCGCCACAACGTGGGCGAGGACAACGCCGACGCGCACATGAAGCGCCAGATCATGGGGCGCGAGGTGGTGGTGGCCGTGACCGACGGCAAGCTGGACCTGGGGCCTTGGGAGCAGGTGTTCTACGGAGAGTTTGACGGTGGGCGGCGCAAGCGGGTGCTGGTGAAGATCATCGGCGAATGACGGGCAGGGCGTCAGGCGTGCGGGGGGTAGGGCGAAGCCGAATCGGGAGCGAAGCAGGGGCGAGTCCGGGGCGCGTCCGGGCCAGCCATGGGCCGAATCAGGGGCGCGTCCGGGCCAGCCATGGGCCGAATTAGGGGCGAATCAGGGCCGAATCAGGGGCGGGCCCGGGCCAGCCATGGGCCGGATCAGGGAATCGTCAGCCAGTAGTACCCCGCGCCCACCAGCGTGATGGACGCGGCGCGCAGGGCCTGGTTGACCACGATCAGTTCCGCCGCCAGCGCGGGCTTGAAGTACCCGGCGTAGGACGGAAACTGGTGGCGGAAGGCCCGCATGGGCGTGGACAGCACGTTGCCCGCCAGAAGGGCCAGCACGATTTCGCGCTCGCTCAGCCCGCCGCCGCCCAGCACGGCCCCGGCGGCGGACACCGCCGCGCCGAATTCCGCCGCCAGGTGCAGCAGCACGATGCCCAGCGCCTCTGGTCGCAGAAAGGACAGGGCGCCCATATGCCGGGTCATCCACGCCTCTGCCAGGGCGAACCAGCCCGCCTGCTGCATGAAGTACATGGCCGCGTAGGTGGGCACGGTGAAAAAGACCACCCGGGGCATGCGCTTGCGAAAGCGCACCCAGGCCGTGCGCAGCCCGGCCCGCCAGCCTTTGGATTCGTGCCCGTCCAGACGGCAGGTGACGCACCCTTCGGGCAGCGGTGGCAGCAGCACCCGGCCGCAGGCCACCGTCAGCGCGGTGCGCAGAAAGGCGGCCAGCAGGGTCAGCC
This genomic window from Nitratidesulfovibrio sp. SRB-5 contains:
- a CDS encoding methyl-accepting chemotaxis protein translates to MMQGLRIRTLIFLLALVPLACLGGFAWLGSVGAGSITPGTIWLAGGITVGCAVMLAVALAFLLHAKVVKPLGEITGRLDRLKAGDHSVCFACDGGDELVEMRIALDGLIGQLRRNLSFAQGVLKGIDTPFVVVDPKEVLTYTNANLLHILEHDGKPESFYGQNVAQFFYGDATRRTVLRDCIENGTIARREVDLTGRKGGKRRIFINASPLYDIEGKLMGALCIYQDLTDLRAREAELEATNRRIAEAAHQSEEISGEVARTSATLAGQMRNAGSLTDRQASRIGETAAAMDEMNSAVLAVARNASDAARQATDARAKAEAGAEVVEKAMTAIGEVSTMAARLKADLGALGTRAEGIGRVMEVISDIADQTNLLALNAAIEAARAGDAGRGFAVVADEVRKLAEKTMNATREVGEAIRAIQEGTRDSVAGMEAAVHAVERSRGLSAESGAALAEIVTLVVATNDQVHAIATAAEQQSSTSEHISSSVAEVRDISGKVTSEVEQAGRAVSALADMAGQLRGIIHNMTV
- the nifU gene encoding Fe-S cluster assembly protein NifU, which encodes MWEYTDKVREHFLNPRNVGSLDDANAIGEVGSLACGDALKLYLKIDGDRIVDAKFQTFGCASAIASSSALTELIKGMTVEEALKVTNRDIAEFLGGLPKEKMHCSVMGQEALEAAIRNWRGEPAVEHSHEGQLVCKCFGVTDEQIVRAIRENGLKTVEEITHYTKAGGGCGECVGELQKLLDAELGKAPVCETPLAAAPKKLTNVQRMQLVLKVLEGEIRPRLQQDGGDIELVDMDGTTVYVALRGMCTSCPSSRLTLEGFVEKTLRDHVDENIVVKEAAA
- a CDS encoding HD-GYP domain-containing protein; the protein is MTQASAAQQDPSEFFAVPTTMLLPDMSGSFGVYIRQEKGFVLYAHEGEQFTPRHRLQLRAHGVEHIYVHRAQHPLYREHRELYLGRILSDETIPLPERARLFYATSTEIVQEVFERKLPRSLKRATFDRILALVTEGISFLTLENSLKTVASLVAHDYHTYSHSLHVFVYSQAILQSYGFDEESLVQFGLGAMLHDIGKTFVNPDILAKPGALSLDERIEVNRHPVFGVGACTLMPLSQDAINCILFHHEKLDGTGYPCGLSSGEIPLPVRAITIADIYDALTSNRPYAPAMNAFQVLRLMMNEMREQIDLDIFKRFVMILSGANVV
- a CDS encoding glutamate synthase-related protein produces the protein MSQWLKSNDVLGTTNRGNTAESGLCTLCRADCMGKCETWLSCMKGRETLYPRDFGIVTAGSGNTTHVGVSYNSLRIQGYNYGACGAGEKAATGDALFTDVSLASSFGAQHKTTCRYPLMTGALGSTFVAAKYWDAFATGCAICGVPIVVGENVVGIDREAVLENGRITKAPELERRIDNYLRYYDGHGAIIVQLNVEDTRNGVAEYVAGKYGDKVIIELKWGQGAKDIGGEIEVKSLEYAQFLKQRGYLVDPDPTRPEVQEGYRTGAVKGFARHSRLGYTDLSGYEQVRENFITQVAYLRSLGFGRISLKTGAYGMEALAMSIRLASECELDLLTIDGAGGGTGMSPWDMMETWGVPSILLHAKAAEYAALLAASGRRVVDMSFAGGFAKPSQIFKALALGAPYTKMICMGRAMMIPGFLGSNIEGVLKPANRARVSGNWDTLPKTVAEHGSTAEEIFAGYHDVQAKIGREGMKDLPYGAIAMWTLLDKLGAGVQQLMAGARRFSLDQIRREDIASGNRETERETGIPFITDVQDEFARAILKG
- a CDS encoding secondary thiamine-phosphate synthase enzyme YjbQ, translated to MKSWRKELWFNVPTRRAFINITPQVDAELAASGIREGLCLVNAMHITASVFINDDESGLHHDYEQWLERLAPHEPVRQYRHNVGEDNADAHMKRQIMGREVVVAVTDGKLDLGPWEQVFYGEFDGGRRKRVLVKIIGE
- a CDS encoding M48 family metallopeptidase, coding for MAIVRGRMQWNRGGMAPYAVAFTALPLVLVLSLVLVGCGRKAVAPTPVVEARKEHCPQPSASVERRMCQRERLWNVGYALREANAPLCGGRTVLDDGVVVVSTDTLDDMLSTVRWGDLGAFVEMRRWREAYVREYQLDGRHRVISVLRGSGGEAAGIRPGDVLVAVNGQPLPTGKLAARTLRWQVTKALGAGDTVSYTVERDGLRMDVPVRFHRLCDTSMDVEVRDTVDAFSSGQSIHVTIGLLERFSDDDELAAVLGREMARHVRQGGQAGQSGQTGQTGQTGQTGQTGHTGQNGKAGAAASATDKPGVRGYYGMPPAGGLTKPEAAEADRQTVSYDVDRVALFCMARAGYDHRRAAPMFEALAQLPPSRRAVLEGEATALAAARADAQARAARLATTVAEIDGRLAQGQPLIP
- a CDS encoding HD-GYP domain-containing protein — its product is MKETIPSHTPAGDPRFFPVSPLMIFPKAVGSFSVYLRQGNTLVLYAAAGEAFTERHRTNLFENGVREVYVRLEQRENYTRYVEENLGAILQDESIPLPERAGTFYRASTEILRDAFEARMPVPLDSDTFRRLHYFVTQSIRFLTSADSLRALGEFIAHDYKTYTHSINVLIYTMPLAQTLGLDDATLIRVGIGTLLHDVGMTRVPKSIIERAGRLLPDEEAVYRTHPAQGVATIAQVPLTQEAINCILFHHERMDGSGYPTGLSGEQIPPVVRALSVADTFDTLTSTRGGPSAATSAFEVLNRMRSEMASTLDMEMFRRFVLVLSGAMLDGGFGAEMD